Proteins encoded together in one Schistocerca americana isolate TAMUIC-IGC-003095 chromosome 8, iqSchAmer2.1, whole genome shotgun sequence window:
- the LOC124545581 gene encoding MFS-type transporter clz9-like, which translates to MDENGCRLALHESPDVLAKKGVKRFVAPEHWENVTIVSRGNAIGQVIPPMILFKGKRRKPEWGDYLPPGTAVEMTDKGSMNTATFIKWIHHFAKYKPAKDVILIFDGASSHLDPKICDVAEEHNIRLYCLPTNTTHELQPMDKSVFKPFESYWDDEVQLYWSTHEREENRAINKRVFGKIFSKVWPKAASPVNVMSGIASG; encoded by the coding sequence ATGGACGAAAATGGATGTCGCCTGGCACTCCACGAGTCTCCTGATGTTTTAGCCAAGAAAGGTGTGAAACGCTTTGTTGCCCCAGAACATTGGGAAAATGTTACCATTGTCTCACGTGGGAATGCAATTGGACAGGTTATTCCTCCTATGATACTTTTCAAAGGAAAGCGACGCAAGCCAGAATGGGGAGACTATTTGCCACCTGGGACTGCAGTAGAAATGACAGATAAGGGCTCAATGAATACTGCGACATTCATCAAATGGATACATCATTTTGCCAAATACAAGCCTGCAAAAGATGTTATTTTGATATTTGATGGAGCATCGTCACATTTGGACCCGAAAATTTGCGACGTTGCTGAAGAGCACAATATCAGACTTTACTGCTTGCCCACCAACACAACACATGAGCTGCAACCCATGGATAAATCAGTATTCAAGCCGTTTGAGTCTTACTGGGATGACGAAGTTCAGCTGTACTGGTCTACacatgaaagggaagaaaacagagcAATTAATAAACGTGTTTTTGGAAAAATCTTCAGCAAGGTGTGGCCAAAAGCAGCATCCCCAGTAAATGTCATGTCTGGAATAGCTTCTGGGTGA